The nucleotide sequence ataatattgattattgcattcgtctatttcaaagatgtcagggaagaggcaaaggagcaaTCTTTCATGCTTTGCTCTAAAagatcagggcccgtattcataaagaatcttaatgcaaaaagtagctcctagtgacaaaattctaagaaaattcttagaaatgtgggcgtttactcttacaattaaagaaaaaaatcctagtaaagaaaaaagtaattcagaaagcatcttaacccttaaaagaggtcttaaggtcaaacttgttaggagcacagacgaggatttttaagaggcttaagagtttctttagcagaggagaaaatggcagaaagatgaagaggcagaagaaatgtgttgcagacaatggatgacagtgagttaataagacggtatagattatataataatttataatttaatatataaattaaagtaatcactacattacaatatttggcaactgggaacatgcaacaatgcaatagtgatgactTGGGTCTGTCACAGCCTTCTGTAAGCAAAGTGATcacacaattacagcactttcagaacatcttattgtgtcgcagttcatttcgtttccactggacattaccaccttgcaggctcaaaaaactgcatttatgaatatagcaggcttataggtgcgcacaagcagggggaacgaaccgttaatagtttgtgctatacggtcctatgtctgcttcttgtctcttgctgtgacacccggcccgaattttcctttaagaatggccttgtgttcatccactaactgggctaacagtaaacactgttcctctgtccagtttgactttctcgcccttcttggttttgattccatgtttgatacattaaaaccaacattcaaactgcCACTTCAATCACTGTAattagaaagagtggaacaatttttatcattctaggccaatcaaataccttataggaaattaaaagcatggtaaataaaaaaatagaattcatatacacacatataatgtgtgtgtgtgtgtgtgtgagagagagagagagagagaacggtcaaataggaaaaattacgcatgtaaattcaaagtgagaattagaatagaccctatacttaaaatcactcttttttttccttcttggacaaccaaccaatcacagtcttcaaaagattgtgtcatacatagcaacggggtcaaccccgcctcctcactaagataaacgtttttgtcttttccttactcagagttgctctcagatcggtcccgaatcactcttaagctaagactcctacgtaaaagtttttaagctaaattaagagttttctgagaggattcttagaatctttatgaatacgggcccagctccctaaaaaggtggctaggtcagaggaggaggctgtggagaatacagtaggggagggagttagggtgccagtagaggatgggtgcttggaagagactgtggaggaccatagaggaaacagtggagaacccactggaaacagggaaaaagagagggttatgtagagcagccacctataggtgttcctttaagaaggagtggtcaacccgaTGGCCATTCATCACAAAGGGAACCACTagctctttttactggtgcttagtctgcagacAAGAGAACTCCTTtgtccatcaaggtgtgagggacataagcagggaggctttctaaaatagctgcattagtgttagtgctcgctcattcaaatacctatgctgagagggttttctccatggtgggattaaacaagaccaaAACCATGAACAGCTTAGCacttgatggaactgtgaaaaatggctggcttggaaccacagtgattcaaatgggagccaccaacccctggcctcaaaaccagctaccaacacctactataaacagcactgaccattttctctctctcacacacacaaacacacacacacaaataaatgctgaattaaataaatattattttatttgtaagaatatgtgtcatttatgagatcagacacccgtccccatcaaacccctgccgacatcgcgaccgcgggcaaaatctcactctgaactcagttcaaaacttgagagccctgttTTAATGTAATGTGCAGTTGACTGTTGGGAAGAATAGACAACATAACTGATTTTGAGTAGCCTACTTGAAACACGGATGAGGGAGCGATAGGTCATATTCAAGTCCGGTTAGCTTGTGAGCtaatatttactttattcatCAGTTAAATAGTTAGGCTATAACCCGGCATGAAGTGGCCTAACTCAGTAGAAGCAGTTTTAAACGTCTTCAAGCTCATAttttttgtagaattatttagtaaaaataaaaaaagatgtagcCTATGTGAATTGTAGAGTTTATATCATACTTATGAGGTACTTTTTTAGGCGGATGAACTTCTGGTTTAGAAATGCCGTGCAGGGAGTTTCCACGTAGGTTTATATGAAACTGCCCCTCCTATCCCCGACAACCTGCATCGTCATATCAGGACATTATTTTAGTGAATTCAGGGCTTTTCAGCATGACCACTCCCTCTCTTTGGTCTTCagaaatgtctgaaattaatttagtcaGAGAGACACTCTTctggaaatatgataatattgtgtaattatcatttaaatcgcTCTAATTTTTAAACTGTGTCTCACAAGtcaacatctcaggaaaatgttatggggtttcaaaatCAAAGTATGACTTTCTGTTACGAAACAGGACGTGATTGCATACACGTCCTCATATGAGGACACGGAACTAAAAGCATGTTTACATATGAATTTTGGGAGACGCAACAAATGAAtagggaaataaattatatttcaatattactgtGAAATATTCTATATTAGTATGAAAGTCTTGtcaattattactcccattattacacttatttttttcattaaatgttgccccaaaaacacattaatatgctaATTAGATATAGTGTAGGCCTAtagatgcatatatatatatatatatatatatatatatatatataatgagaaaaCCTATTTATGGGTTTTACACATTCTTTGCataaagaaaaatggtatatcaaatcattctgttataGTTGAGAATTGTCTTTATCCAAAGtttgaaaaaaattacaactgATAATGTATtggtgatttaattttttttatatatatttgcctAAGCTTGttcattcatgtatttttattttttattgagtcCGATGTCCTCTGCCAAGGATGTAGCATAACTTGTTTTAAGGCAGCGGCTATTtgcactaagtgtaaatagcaaTAGAAGCTAGATGCTACAtatacactaagtgcaaatagcaattCCATGCTATTTAATTTACAACGAGTGCAAATAGGGATAGGCAAACAGCAATTGTTTCAATTTACACTTAGTAAATAatagtagtattttttttaacaatatgctatttacactatgTTAAAGTAGGTGAATGTGACGTGACTATGGcgacccattctcagaatttgtgctctgcatttaacccatctaaagtgcacacacaccgcgaacacatacacacaccatgaacacacacccggagcagtgtatgatgcggcacccggggagcagttgggtttTTTCCTTCAGCCGTGGTGTTGCAggactgagactcgaacccacaacccttgggttaggagtcaaactatctaaacactaggccacgacttccccagagTTTTTTGAAAATCTGCACCTCATTGTTGCAGCATATAATAAAACAGTATGCAGTAATAACACATGGAGTATAAGTaataattttaattcagattattaaatggatgccaccttattgggatcACAAAGGCCTCTTTGCATCTACCCCAGGTAGAATCATATTTCTTTGTCAAGCATGGCATGAGCAGTGTTGGACTTGGCATTTTCTGACTGAAAAATGTCATGTAGTGTAACCATCAAGCAAATATTGCAGTATATACTGTAACTTGGTTGTTTCCACCTCAGTATGGATTGCTCAGTATGAAATCTGTTTAATAGCAAGActaatttctaataataattaatatttgaaaacCTTTCAGAATTTTATAAAAGTTATCCAAAAGTAAATGCAATCCGTTACATTACTTTGATAAAGTAACACACTacttattactatttaaatagaGTTGCTTGCAATCtgtaacatttccaaagtaaccttcccaacactgggaACGAGTGTGTGCAAGCTTAGCTTTCAGCTGAAAATGCACATTTCTTTATGCAAGATAACCTTTTAACAGTAAGTGTTCAACATCAACAAGCAAATTATTTCATTCTTAAATAACTTAAAACATGCCCCTAACATGTCTCAAactttatataacaaaaaatacatacatgtttttacatgtaaaacataggTCTATGTTCCTGAGGATACTGTGTGTTGCTCACACAacacacaaaatgtacatttatataaagCGAACcattaatgtaaaaaagaaataataatataaaaaaatgtcttcGTCATACACAAAATATTGCAGTATGTCCTATTAGCCTGGACGTTTCCACCTCAGCATGGATTGCTGGTTGAATGAATATCTGTCCAGTAAGACGCCATCTGATTTGTGTTGCCCGTAAGTATAGCTATCAGTCCAGAATAGTAACAGCGATTGTACTGCGGTGGGTTCACCACAAACTGTTCTATATGTGGCGGCAGAGATGGGGCGATACCCATACGCTCCAAACACAAGCCAAGATATGCATCCTCTATGAAAATGGCCTTAATGTGCTTAGATTCCTGAATAAATTTCTGCGGCAGGTCCAGAGAAATGATGTAGCACATGCCTAGAGGATACGGCGGATATGTGTCTTTGGGGTACACGTCATAGGGGAGATAAAACTTGTTTAACGGATTTCGAATGACAATGTTTCCGTACCACACCAGCCCGGTCATATAGTTGGTTGGTACTGGGTTCAGACTCACAAGCATATTTATTAGATTGTTTGTGTTAACGAGCACGTCAGCGTCTACTTTCATAGCAAAGGATGCCTGTTGACAACTCCTGCTGAGCCACTCCATCATCATCATGGTTTTAATGGTCAGGTTCTTGTAGGAATCCAGGAAGTTGCTCTGGAGGAGGTCTTTGTACTGCTGGCTCTCATTCTGGAGTTTCTCCTGCAACGTTTCTTGATCATTTCCATTATGTAAGCCAATCATAAACAGCACCAGAACCACTTTGTCCCCAATGAGCTTTTCTCCACCCCACGTCCTCCTGATGCCACTGCGTGCCTCAAGGTCCCAAGGAGGCACCGGGACAATAATCACCACGAAGGGCTTCTGCTCTTCACATATCTTTGGTTGGTCAATGATAAATTTATATTTGCGGGGGTAGGCCACATGGTACAACCCCGGATCTTCCTGGACTTCCTGGTCTATTTCTGGTTCTTCGGTTACAGGATCCTTTTTTGGTGCTGTTGTGTTTTGTCGTTTTGGAAGAGGGTACCTTTGTGGTTCTTTCTTATATTGCCCTAATGTCATATAGGAATACGAGAGATACAATAGTAAAGAAGTTCCTGGAACCAGGAGAAAAAACAAGACACTCTTGTTATAGTACATCTGTCTTGATGAGACACAACTGAAAGAGAACAGAAAGAATCACAAGTAAGTGTCCAGTAAGCAAGTTCTTATCATTATGTTTGTTCTGATGTTGGTTTCATGGGGTTTTGAAACACTTTAAACAGtcttggggaaagttacttttaaaagtacagtaatggattacaatattgcgttattTCCTAAAAAggtaactaattacattacttagttacttttatgaaaagtaatgttttatgttacttttgcattactttttaaatataagcaggacttgattgtttttaatttaagaagTTCTATtcatagcaaatgtaaaagccctttcacaccaaaaagtgtaatgaataaacctcaggctgaaggaatagtaaattcacgtctgtagagtagaacacaggagaagaaggttcaacacacttcagcaataaaaaaaaaaacccaatgaAGCACAATGGTTAGTTtatataaagtcatttttgctgaatagtatggttgaactggatcatcaaagatCAACAGCAAAGACAGTTaataagattagattagatacatttgtgtcatttaacaattaattattgcaggtttgtgtcatattctgagtttgattttcattgtttaaattcatattgaagaataataaatctgtttttttttgcgAGTAGGATGAATTGatacacattcacatttagtctagaactacatcacATTCACACAGCGCCTCTGTACTTCCGATTTCTCCCAATATGAGGACAGGCTTGtaagtcaataaatgggaaaacaaagtaactggtgttacttttttgaaaaaataactctaaatattttcttgtaaatgaaaAAGTAATTACTTTACTATATAcgtgaaaaaagtaatctgattacgtaacatGAGTTACTTgtaacccccaacactgcatttAATTTTGTTTGACTGAAAAATGTCATGTAGTATAACCAACGTTTTAATTACATTAACTAATTTAACAAAAGCAAgtattaatgttttttgaacttcactaaacaaatgagccacgcaaaccagcaaaagataaaaatgcaaacatgtaggacaagtagaaaatgtatctgtatcTAAGTTGATTATCAGCCTGCTCTTGaaagagaactggtttggtttttgagagtcTGAAATGCTGCACAGTGCTGCTGTTTGTTTGGTGAGCGCACTGTGCTTATTTATTCGTATCATATCATAGCCTaaggtttaaatcattgccttttaaatatatacaaataatagaatGTGTGAATGAtggattattactattattattattattattattataagtgttaTCACTCTTGCAAAGCTCTGACTTCTGAGAGATTCATGGAGAGGCAACAgcaatgctgtgtttgatttgcgctcttttcactcataaagtttacactTATTCACTTCACACTTGTGAttttagaggtctgtgtataatatcGCGCTGGTCCCCTGgctcaactgttatctagcaaacaccagacggTGTCAGCCCAATATTTAGGCAGAATTATTACTTGTTTGTTATTAGTTTTTGAAGTCATTTTCCATTCCAACAGTGGTTGAAGAAGTCGAAAACTCTACTACTCAACTAGTCAATGCAAGACCTAATGTGCATGTGACCTAAGTGTACAACGCAAGTGCGGGCATATCATTTTAGGTGACATAATGATGCATCACATGCActgtacacacactcacattcacatAAAAACCAAAGTGTACTTTGgccattttcttttgttgttgttgttgtttgttttgtttttgtatgtgtaaTCAGTGAGtgaagcatttttttgttttccagCTTTGGAAAGCGGCTTCATTAAAAATTCACAAGAATACAGATTTAAATGTCACTTCCTAGGTTTGAATGCAAAATTGAACATTCAAAGTAGTAAGCATGAGCTAGTTCGTCTGCGGTTTGTATATCTGCAGTCTTAGTTTCAGTTCCCCTGTTTGAATTCTAAATATAAATGATTGCCACACTGACAGTTGCTTCCTCTCATGCAGAACATCTCTGCTAGCACACTGTTGGCTGTAGCCTTTGTGAAACTAGTTCTTTTTATGTCAGCGAAGTCATTTCAGTGAAAATAAGCTGATGATGATAATTAGTGGGGGTTTTTGGGACCTTTCCGATCACCGGAATAAATCTGATTCCACATTAGTCTGATTCTAGCTAGAGTCCAAATGCTCCCAAATCCATGACAAGACCATAAAAACAATTCTTGACTACTAAACCTCAAAACACAATCATTACAGTGTCAACAAA is from Carassius gibelio isolate Cgi1373 ecotype wild population from Czech Republic chromosome B22, carGib1.2-hapl.c, whole genome shotgun sequence and encodes:
- the LOC127988420 gene encoding beta-1,3-galactosyltransferase 2: MYYNKSVLFFLLVPGTSLLLYLSYSYMTLGQYKKEPQRYPLPKRQNTTAPKKDPVTEEPEIDQEVQEDPGLYHVAYPRKYKFIIDQPKICEEQKPFVVIIVPVPPWDLEARSGIRRTWGGEKLIGDKVVLVLFMIGLHNGNDQETLQEKLQNESQQYKDLLQSNFLDSYKNLTIKTMMMMEWLSRSCQQASFAMKVDADVLVNTNNLINMLVSLNPVPTNYMTGLVWYGNIVIRNPLNKFYLPYDVYPKDTYPPYPLGMCYIISLDLPQKFIQESKHIKAIFIEDAYLGLCLERMGIAPSLPPHIEQFVVNPPQYNRCYYSGLIAILTGNTNQMASYWTDIHSTSNPC